In Streptomyces sp. P9-A4, the genomic window TGACCTCGCCGCCTTCCTCCACGCCTGGCTGTACGAGGCGAAGACCCCGGCGATGCCGGGGCACCCGGACTGGCGCAGCCGCCCGGTCGAGACCGCGAGCACCGCCCCGAAACCCGGGTGACGGGCCCGCCCGGGCCGTGTCACCATCGTCGGGTCGGCGACGCGGCCGGCGGGAACCGGGGAATCTTCCGGTGCCCTCACGCGTTGTGACGACATCAGACTCATCGCTTCACCGAGGAATCGACGTGAAGCAATCGACGTAAGGATCAAATGACCTCCTCTTCTTCCCCTTCCCAGGACGAGCAGAGCTTCGCGGAGACGAGCCGTACCGAGAGCCTTCGGGCTGATGCCCTGATGGAAGAGGACGTCGCCTGGAGCCACGAGATCGACGGAGAGCGGGACGGCGACCAGTTCGACCGCTCCGAGCGCGCGGCCCTGCGCCGTGTCGTGGGCCTCTCCACCGAACTCGAGGACGTCACCGAGGTCGAGTACCGCCAGCTGCGCCTTGAGCGCGTCGTGCTGGTCGGTGTCTGGACCTCCGGGACCGTCCAGGACGCGGAGAACTCCCTCGCGGAACTCGCGGCCCTCGCCGAGACGGCGGGCGCCCTCGTGCTCGACGGCGTCATCCAGCGTCGTGACAAGCCGGACCCGGCGACCTTCATCGGCTCCGGCAAGGCGCGCGAACTGCGCGACATCGTCGTCGAGACCGGTGCCGACACCGTCGTCTGCGACGGTGAGCTGAGCCCCGGCCAGCTCATCGCCCTCGAAGACGTCGTCAAGGTCAAGGTGGTCGACCGGACCGCCCTGATCCTCGACATCTTCGCCCAGCACGCCAAGTCCCGAGAGGGCAAGGCGCAGGTCGCGCTCGCGCAGATGCAGTACATGCTGCCGCGACTGCGCGGCTGGGGTCAGTCGCTCTCCCGTCAGATGGGTGGCGGCGGTGGTGGCGGCATGGCCACCCGTGGTCCCGGTGAGACCAAGATCGAGACCGACCGGCGTCGTATCCGCGAGAAGATGGCGAAGATGCGCCGGGAGATCGCGGAGATGAAGACCGGCCGTGACATCAAGCGGCAGGAGCGGCGCCGCAACAAGGTGCCGTCGGTGGCCATCGCCGGCTACACCAACGCGGGCAAGTCCTCGCTGCTCAACCGGCTCACGGGCGCGGGCGTCCTGGTGGAGAACTCGCTGTTCGCCACCCTCGACCCGACCGTCCGCCGGGCCGAGACGCCCACCGGCCGGGTCTACACCCTGGCCGACACGGTCGGCTTCGTACGGCATCTGCCGCACCACCTGGTCGAGGCGTTCCGCTCCACCATGGAGGAGGTCGGCGACTCCGACCTCATCCTGCACGTGGTGGACGGCTCGCACCCCGCCCCGGAGGAGCAGCTGGCCGCCGTGCGCGAGGTCTTCCGGGACGTCGGCGCGGTGAACGTGCCGGAGATCGTCGTCATCAACAAGGCGGACGCGGCCGACCCGCTGGTGCTCCAGCGACTGCTGCGGATGGAGAAGCACTCCATCGTGGTCTCGGCCCGTTCGGGCCAGGGCATGGCGGAGCTGCTCGCCCTGATCGACTCCGAACTGCCCCGCCCGCGGGTCGAGCTCGAAGCGCTCGTGCCGTACACGCAGGGCGGGCTGGTCTCGCGGGTGCACGCCGAGGGCGAGGTCGAGTCCGAGGAGCACACCCCGGAGGGCACCCTGCTCAAGGCCCGGGTGCACGAGGAACTGGCGGCGATGCTCGCGCCGTACGTCCCCGCGGCGCACTGACCGGCGGCTGAACGAACAGAGGGCGCTGCCCCCCTCCCGTGACGGGAGGGGGGCAGCGCCCTCTGGCGTGGTGTGGTGCGGTCGGTACCGTCGGACGTGCCGGCGGTACCGGTTTCAGCGGTAAGGGTGTCAGCGTGCGAACTTCTTGCTGACCATCTCGTGGGCCGCCTTGGCGCCCCGGCCGAGCTGCGGTCCGGCGAGCCAGCCGTTGCTGCCGGCCGGGCCGATCGAGGTGTTCGACACCAGGGCCGTCGTACCGTTCGGCAGCACGCGGAACCAGCCGCCGCCCGAGGAACCACCGGTCATCGTGCAGCCGATCCGGTACATCGTCGGCGTGGCCGGAGCCGTGGTGAGCCGCGTCGCCCGGTCGAGGCACTTGTGCATGATCACGCCGTTGTACGGGGGAGCCTGCGGGTACCCCCAGGCGCCCACCGTCCCGGACTGCGCGGGCGCCGGCGCGGAGAAGT contains:
- the hflX gene encoding GTPase HflX; translated protein: MTSSSSPSQDEQSFAETSRTESLRADALMEEDVAWSHEIDGERDGDQFDRSERAALRRVVGLSTELEDVTEVEYRQLRLERVVLVGVWTSGTVQDAENSLAELAALAETAGALVLDGVIQRRDKPDPATFIGSGKARELRDIVVETGADTVVCDGELSPGQLIALEDVVKVKVVDRTALILDIFAQHAKSREGKAQVALAQMQYMLPRLRGWGQSLSRQMGGGGGGGMATRGPGETKIETDRRRIREKMAKMRREIAEMKTGRDIKRQERRRNKVPSVAIAGYTNAGKSSLLNRLTGAGVLVENSLFATLDPTVRRAETPTGRVYTLADTVGFVRHLPHHLVEAFRSTMEEVGDSDLILHVVDGSHPAPEEQLAAVREVFRDVGAVNVPEIVVINKADAADPLVLQRLLRMEKHSIVVSARSGQGMAELLALIDSELPRPRVELEALVPYTQGGLVSRVHAEGEVESEEHTPEGTLLKARVHEELAAMLAPYVPAAH